The genomic interval TCATTGTTGAAAGTGAAGGGCAACGATGTGGGATTCTTGTCGATGATTTAATAGGGCAACAACAAATTGTCATCAAACGCCTTGGAGAACAATTCCGCAATGTCAAAGGGGTTTCCGGCAGTGCCATACTTGGGGACGGAAGGGTAGGGCTTATATTGGATGTCGGCGGCATTATGAATCTTGCTCTTAACTAATATACAAAAACCAAACGTTTTACTTTTTATAGGAGGAGAATTATGGAAGGTGTTCTTAGTCAGCAAAAACCTGCCGAAATTTCCAGTCTGGCTTCTCATGAAGGAAAATATTTAACTTTTGTTCTGGGCGATGAAGAATATGGTATCGAGATTTTAAAAGTAAGGGAAATCATTGGCGTCATGGCAATAACGCCTGTGCCTCAATCGCCAAATTATATTAAGGGCGTAATTAATTTAAGGGGAAAGGTAATTCCCGTAGTTGATTTAAGGTTAAAGTTCGGGTTTCCGGAAAAGGAACACACGAAAGAAACCTGCATTGTTGTGGTGGAAGTAAACAATACCCTTACGGGCGTCATTGTAGACACAGTATCGGAAGTCATTGATATTGCCACAGAAGACATGGAACCTTCTCCGCACTTTGGGCAGGACATAGATACCGATGTTTTTTTAGGCATTGCACAGATAAAAAATAAGGTCAAAATACTACTCGATATTGACAAGATATTACGCCAGGAAGAAGTCTGCATGGCGAGCAATTTTACAGAAATATGTTAAACATAATAAAAATTTTTCAAAAGAAAGGGATTATAATGTTCGGCAAAATGACGATAATG from Candidatus Kuenenia stuttgartiensis carries:
- a CDS encoding chemotaxis protein CheW — protein: MEGVLSQQKPAEISSLASHEGKYLTFVLGDEEYGIEILKVREIIGVMAITPVPQSPNYIKGVINLRGKVIPVVDLRLKFGFPEKEHTKETCIVVVEVNNTLTGVIVDTVSEVIDIATEDMEPSPHFGQDIDTDVFLGIAQIKNKVKILLDIDKILRQEEVCMASNFTEIC